In Clostridium sp. JN-1, one genomic interval encodes:
- a CDS encoding AI-2E family transporter — MNVKCKVKKYRYFFLILISLIIIYFLVKSAVMREVMYLIFISFIVSYTLKPIQKYLEGLGIKNTNSALILICALIFIFILSFSLLIPSISKESSNISDTISSIQKFIDVFYYKIKLISSNKTIYTIVNNLSLKVNNQVVSMVTKLFDSVLDLGENIVVVTIVPIISYYFLSDGDNINNKILNFFPAKSRNLIKKISLDIDKILGKYILSQLFLCAIIGAATFIILIVFKIDFPVILSMLNAFMNIIPYFGPVFGAVPIILVALLKSPQSALWVTIWLYLLQQVEGNIISPKVTGDSVSMHPLMVIILLIIGGKAAGFMGMVLAIPIGAIIKGIYDNINYYLF; from the coding sequence ATGAATGTAAAATGCAAAGTCAAGAAATATAGGTATTTCTTTTTGATACTTATAAGCTTAATTATAATATATTTTTTAGTAAAAAGCGCAGTTATGAGGGAAGTAATGTACTTGATTTTTATTTCATTTATAGTTTCATACACCTTAAAACCAATACAAAAATACTTAGAAGGTCTTGGAATAAAAAATACAAACAGTGCATTAATACTTATATGTGCATTAATATTTATATTTATTTTAAGTTTTAGCCTTTTAATACCGTCTATTTCCAAAGAAAGTTCTAATATAAGTGATACAATAAGCAGTATACAAAAGTTTATAGATGTCTTTTATTATAAGATAAAGTTAATAAGCAGCAATAAAACTATTTATACGATAGTAAATAACTTATCTCTTAAGGTAAACAATCAAGTTGTAAGTATGGTAACGAAATTGTTTGATTCAGTATTGGATTTAGGAGAAAATATAGTAGTTGTAACCATTGTGCCTATAATATCCTATTACTTTTTATCAGATGGTGATAATATAAATAATAAAATATTAAATTTTTTTCCGGCAAAGAGCAGAAATTTAATAAAAAAAATAAGCTTAGACATAGATAAAATACTTGGAAAATATATATTGAGTCAGTTATTTTTGTGTGCAATTATTGGAGCAGCAACTTTTATAATACTTATAGTATTTAAAATAGACTTTCCAGTAATATTGTCAATGTTAAATGCATTTATGAATATAATTCCGTATTTTGGACCGGTATTTGGGGCTGTCCCAATTATACTTGTAGCATTACTTAAGTCACCTCAAAGTGCATTATGGGTTACAATTTGGCTTTATTTGCTGCAGCAGGTGGAGGGAAATATAATATCACCTAAAGTAACTGGAGACAGTGTTAGTATGCATCCTCTTATGGTTATAATACTGCTTATTATTGGAGGAAAAGCAGCTGGATTTATGGGAATGGTACTTGCAATTCCAATTGGTGCAATAATTAAAGGAATTTATGATAATATAAATTATTATTTATTTTAG
- the typA gene encoding translational GTPase TypA: protein MKLFTRNDIRNVAIIAHVDHGKTTLVDALLRQSNVFRENERVQDRVMDSNDLEKERGITILSKNTAVVHNGVKINIVDTPGHADFGGEVERVLKMVDSVLLVVDAYEGPMPQTKFVLKKALELNLNPIVVINKIDRPDARPAEVLDEVFDLFIELGANDEQLDFPLVYCSAKAGFAKKEMEDDSTTMEPLFDAIVKNVPAPEGYLDMPLQLLITTIDYNEYVGKIGIGKIERGSIDRNEQVALIRKDGKIDNVKVSNLYVYDGLKKQEVTEAKLGDIVAVSGIPDINIGETIADTSNPEALPFVDIDEPTLSMNFMVNNSPFAGRDGEFVTSRHLRDRLMKELETNVSLRVEETDSPDCFKVSGRGELHLSILIETMRREGYEFQVSKPAVIYKEENGKKLEPIEYLTIDVPEEFMGVVMEKLGPRKAEMVNMTSAINGYTRLEFKIPARGLIGFRNEFMTDTKGNGIMNHVLSGYDEYKGEIQERTRGSLVVFDDGVSITYGLFNAQERGNLFIDPGIEVYEGMIAGECSRSEDIEVNVCKKKHLTNTRSSGADESLKLVPPKHMSLEQSLEFIAEDELVEITPKRVTMRKKILNTDLRKKAARRK from the coding sequence ATGAAATTATTTACAAGAAATGATATAAGAAATGTTGCAATTATTGCACACGTTGATCATGGTAAAACTACTTTGGTCGATGCACTTTTAAGACAAAGTAATGTTTTTAGAGAAAATGAAAGAGTTCAAGATAGAGTTATGGATTCAAATGATCTTGAAAAAGAAAGAGGAATAACAATCTTATCTAAAAATACAGCAGTTGTTCACAATGGAGTGAAGATAAATATAGTAGATACTCCAGGACATGCTGATTTTGGTGGAGAAGTTGAACGTGTACTTAAAATGGTTGATAGTGTGCTTTTAGTTGTAGATGCATACGAAGGACCAATGCCTCAAACTAAGTTTGTTTTAAAGAAAGCTTTAGAACTTAACTTAAATCCAATAGTAGTTATAAATAAAATAGATAGACCTGATGCAAGACCAGCTGAGGTTTTAGATGAAGTATTTGATTTGTTCATAGAATTAGGAGCAAATGATGAGCAATTAGATTTTCCATTGGTTTATTGTTCAGCTAAAGCTGGATTTGCAAAAAAAGAGATGGAAGATGATTCTACTACTATGGAACCTTTATTTGATGCAATAGTGAAGAATGTTCCAGCACCAGAAGGCTATCTGGACATGCCGCTTCAATTATTAATTACAACTATAGATTATAACGAATATGTTGGAAAAATAGGTATAGGTAAGATTGAAAGAGGTTCTATAGATAGAAATGAACAGGTTGCACTAATAAGAAAAGATGGCAAGATAGATAATGTTAAAGTGTCAAATTTATATGTGTATGATGGATTAAAGAAACAAGAAGTTACTGAAGCTAAATTAGGAGATATAGTAGCAGTTTCAGGTATACCTGATATAAATATAGGAGAAACTATAGCAGACACTAGTAATCCAGAAGCTCTTCCTTTTGTAGACATAGATGAACCTACACTTAGTATGAACTTTATGGTCAATAATTCTCCTTTTGCTGGACGTGATGGAGAATTCGTTACATCAAGACATTTAAGGGATAGACTTATGAAAGAACTTGAAACAAATGTATCCCTTAGGGTTGAAGAAACAGATTCGCCTGACTGTTTTAAAGTTAGTGGAAGAGGAGAACTTCATCTTTCTATATTAATAGAAACTATGAGAAGAGAAGGATATGAATTTCAGGTTTCAAAACCTGCAGTAATATATAAAGAAGAAAATGGGAAAAAACTTGAACCAATTGAATATTTAACAATAGATGTACCTGAAGAATTTATGGGAGTAGTTATGGAAAAGCTTGGACCAAGAAAGGCTGAAATGGTAAATATGACTTCAGCTATAAATGGTTACACTAGATTAGAATTTAAGATACCTGCAAGAGGCTTAATTGGATTTAGAAATGAATTCATGACTGATACCAAAGGTAATGGAATAATGAATCACGTATTATCTGGTTATGATGAATACAAGGGAGAAATTCAAGAAAGAACAAGAGGTTCACTTGTAGTATTTGATGATGGAGTATCTATTACCTATGGATTATTTAATGCACAAGAAAGAGGAAATTTATTTATAGATCCAGGCATAGAAGTTTATGAAGGAATGATAGCAGGAGAATGTTCAAGATCTGAAGACATAGAAGTTAATGTATGTAAGAAAAAACATTTAACCAATACAAGATCATCTGGAGCAGATGAATCTTTAAAGCTTGTTCCACCAAAACATATGAGCCTAGAGCAATCACTTGAATTTATAGCAGAGGATGAATTAGTTGAAATTACACCTAAGAGAGTAACAATGAGAAAGAAAATTTTAAATACTGATCTTAGAAAGAAAGCAGCAAGAAGAAAATAA
- a CDS encoding IreB family regulatory phosphoprotein produces the protein MGNDNTIQFDISKSKKDLTKEILTEVYDSLIKKGYNPVNQLVGYLISGDPTYITNYNGARALVRKLERDEIMEEVLKAYLGIK, from the coding sequence ATGGGCAACGATAATACTATTCAGTTTGATATATCCAAAAGCAAAAAAGATTTGACCAAGGAAATATTAACTGAGGTTTACGATTCGCTAATCAAAAAAGGTTATAACCCTGTTAACCAATTAGTTGGATATTTAATTTCTGGTGATCCAACTTATATAACAAATTATAATGGAGCAAGGGCACTAGTTAGAAAACTTGAGAGAGACGAGATTATGGAAGAAGTCCTAAAAGCTTATTTGGGGATAAAATAA
- a CDS encoding DUF1292 domain-containing protein, translating to MEDDTMTITVNDEDGNEVEFEVVTKLDIENNEYVIVVPKDKKNDDEEAVVLRIDKDSEGNDVLVTIDDDDEFSMVQEAYETLFGDD from the coding sequence ATGGAAGATGATACAATGACAATAACAGTAAATGATGAAGATGGAAATGAAGTTGAATTTGAAGTAGTGACTAAATTAGATATTGAAAATAATGAGTATGTTATTGTTGTACCCAAAGATAAGAAGAATGATGATGAAGAAGCCGTAGTACTTAGAATAGATAAGGACAGCGAAGGAAATGATGTATTAGTGACAATAGATGATGATGATGAATTTAGTATGGTACAAGAAGCATATGAAACACTATTTGGGGATGATTAG
- a CDS encoding U32 family peptidase: MNKPELLAPAGNLEKLKTAINFGADAVYLGGNRLNLRAFADNFTDEQLYEGVKYAHDRSKKVFVTVNVFPRNEDFDGLEKYLKNLYDLNVDAILVSDPGILVTAKQVVPDLTIHLSTQANTVNWKSAQFWYEQGAKRIVLARELSMKEIQEIRKNVSKDCELEVFVHGSMCISYSGRCLLSNYMTGRDSNRGQCAQPCRYKYHLVEEKRKGEYFPIFEDEKGTYIMNSKDLCMIKHIPELVRSGVNSLKIEGRMKSSYYVAAVVKSYRQAIDAYFENPDGYEFQQKWLDNLMKVSHRAYHTGFYFGEPNQVYETSSYIRDYDIVGIVRSYDENLHIATIEQRNKVFEGDKVEILRPEGDNFEIYIKNIKSELGEKIESTPNAQMIYTINSEVRLKKDDLIIKSKN, translated from the coding sequence TTGAATAAACCTGAATTGCTAGCACCAGCTGGAAACTTAGAAAAACTTAAAACTGCTATAAATTTTGGTGCAGATGCTGTCTATCTTGGAGGAAATAGGCTCAATTTAAGAGCTTTTGCAGATAATTTTACAGATGAACAATTGTATGAAGGTGTAAAATATGCTCATGATAGATCTAAAAAAGTATTTGTAACTGTAAATGTATTTCCACGAAATGAAGATTTTGATGGATTAGAAAAATACTTAAAAAATTTATATGACTTAAATGTAGATGCCATATTAGTTTCAGATCCTGGTATATTGGTTACAGCCAAGCAAGTAGTTCCAGATTTAACTATACATTTGAGTACTCAAGCAAATACTGTTAATTGGAAATCGGCACAATTTTGGTATGAACAAGGTGCTAAAAGAATAGTTTTGGCTAGAGAACTTTCTATGAAAGAGATTCAGGAGATAAGGAAAAATGTTTCTAAGGATTGTGAATTAGAAGTATTTGTCCATGGTTCAATGTGTATATCTTATTCAGGCAGATGCCTTCTTTCAAATTATATGACTGGTAGAGATTCAAATAGAGGACAATGTGCACAACCTTGTAGATATAAATACCATCTTGTGGAAGAGAAGAGAAAGGGAGAATATTTTCCAATATTTGAGGATGAAAAAGGTACTTACATAATGAATTCAAAGGATTTATGCATGATTAAGCACATACCTGAATTAGTAAGGTCTGGAGTAAATTCTTTAAAAATAGAAGGAAGAATGAAAAGCTCATATTATGTCGCTGCTGTAGTTAAATCTTACAGGCAAGCAATAGATGCGTATTTTGAAAATCCTGATGGATATGAATTTCAACAAAAATGGCTCGATAATCTCATGAAAGTTAGCCATAGGGCGTATCATACAGGCTTTTACTTTGGAGAACCAAATCAAGTATATGAAACATCATCATATATAAGAGACTATGATATTGTTGGTATAGTTAGAAGTTATGATGAAAATTTACATATTGCAACTATAGAACAGAGAAACAAAGTGTTCGAAGGAGATAAGGTCGAAATTTTGAGACCTGAAGGAGATAACTTCGAAATTTATATAAAAAATATAAAAAGTGAACTTGGTGAGAAGATAGAATCAACGCCAAATGCTCAAATGATTTACACAATAAATTCAGAAGTTAGATTAAAAAAAGATGACTTGATCATAAAAAGTAAAAATTAA
- the alaS gene encoding alanine--tRNA ligase — translation MEKLGLNEIREMYLCFFESKEHLRMQSFSLVPKNDKSLLLINAGMAPLKPYFTGLKTPPKTRVATCQKCIRTGDIENVGKTSRHGTFFEMLGNFSFGDYFKKEAIPWAWEFVTEVLKLPKDRLYVTIYLDDDEAFDIWTKEVGVEPSRVFRLGKEDNFWEHGTGPCGPCSEIHYDKNIEKGPVKTADEFIKAGDEDRIIEFWNLVFTQFDKDESGNYNRLANPNIDTGMGLERIATIMQNKESIFEVDTIRAILDKVCDIANVKYGENSKNDISIRIITDHIRSVTFMISDGILPSNEGRGYVLRRLLRRAAKHGKSLGINNAFLYKLTDVVIDNSCGNYPELSEKRDYIKKIISLEEQRFDETLDSGMQILNEFMNDMFEKKQTVLSGERAFKLYDTYGFPVELTEEILEEKGMSADLKEFENEMEMQRKRARAAREETNYMGAEDTILNKIPLDIETVFEGYNNIKTTSRVTLLIKDEEFVSSLNEGDSGIIVVKNTPFYAEMGGQVGDTGFAYNNSFKANVVGCKNNISGKILHFVEVKEGSIKLDDTISLCIDEQRRKKIRRNHTATHILDEVLRKVLGEHVHQSGSYLDDERLRFDFNHFQALSHDELKKVERLVNENIMKGLEVKTRIMNLEQAKEIGAVALFDDKYKDEVRVVSIGDFSMELCGGTHADNSSEIGLFKIISETGIAAGIRRIEAVTGFKALDFIEDKTDLLKQAADKLKCSEKEIPHKIDLQLQELKEKEKQIEKLNSKLAGSAEEDIMKNVKEIKGIKLFTGIVKDVDNDALRSLADKIRSKGGDCVVLLCSLTKDRVQFVAMAAKSTLAKGVHCGKLIKEVAAIAGGSGGGRPDMAQAGGKLPEKVDEAIEKSSVIMETLVK, via the coding sequence ATGGAAAAACTAGGGCTAAATGAAATAAGAGAAATGTACTTATGCTTTTTCGAGAGTAAAGAACATTTAAGAATGCAGAGTTTCTCACTTGTTCCAAAGAATGATAAGAGTTTACTTTTAATAAATGCTGGAATGGCTCCATTAAAACCATATTTTACTGGACTCAAAACTCCACCTAAAACTAGAGTTGCAACATGTCAAAAGTGTATAAGAACAGGTGATATAGAGAATGTAGGAAAAACATCAAGACATGGAACTTTCTTTGAAATGCTTGGAAACTTTTCATTTGGGGATTATTTTAAAAAAGAAGCAATTCCATGGGCATGGGAGTTTGTCACAGAAGTATTAAAATTGCCTAAGGATAGGCTTTATGTAACCATTTATCTTGATGATGATGAAGCATTTGATATTTGGACTAAGGAAGTTGGTGTAGAGCCTTCAAGAGTTTTTAGGCTTGGCAAGGAAGACAACTTTTGGGAACATGGAACAGGACCATGCGGACCTTGTTCTGAGATCCATTATGATAAAAATATTGAAAAAGGACCAGTAAAGACCGCAGACGAATTTATAAAAGCAGGAGATGAGGACAGGATAATTGAGTTTTGGAATCTAGTATTTACTCAATTTGATAAAGACGAAAGTGGAAATTATAATAGGCTTGCAAATCCAAATATAGATACGGGAATGGGACTTGAAAGAATAGCTACTATCATGCAGAATAAAGAAAGTATATTTGAAGTTGACACGATTAGAGCAATTTTAGATAAAGTATGTGATATTGCTAATGTTAAGTATGGCGAAAATTCAAAAAATGATATATCAATTAGAATTATAACAGATCATATAAGAAGTGTAACTTTTATGATTTCAGATGGAATACTTCCTTCAAATGAAGGAAGGGGGTATGTGCTTAGAAGGCTGCTTAGAAGAGCAGCAAAGCACGGTAAGTCATTAGGAATAAATAATGCTTTTTTGTATAAACTAACAGATGTAGTTATAGATAATTCATGCGGAAATTATCCTGAACTTTCAGAGAAAAGAGATTATATAAAGAAAATTATAAGTTTAGAAGAACAAAGATTTGATGAAACTCTAGATAGTGGAATGCAAATTTTAAATGAATTTATGAATGATATGTTTGAAAAAAAGCAAACAGTTTTATCAGGTGAAAGGGCATTCAAATTGTACGACACATATGGATTTCCAGTTGAATTAACTGAAGAAATACTTGAAGAAAAAGGTATGTCAGCTGATTTAAAAGAGTTTGAAAATGAAATGGAAATGCAGAGAAAAAGGGCTAGAGCTGCTAGAGAAGAAACAAACTATATGGGAGCAGAAGATACAATATTAAATAAGATTCCACTTGACATAGAAACTGTATTTGAAGGTTATAATAACATAAAAACTACTTCTAGAGTAACTCTTTTAATTAAGGATGAAGAATTTGTATCATCACTAAATGAAGGAGACAGTGGAATAATAGTAGTCAAAAATACTCCTTTTTATGCAGAAATGGGCGGTCAAGTAGGAGATACTGGATTTGCATATAATAATTCCTTCAAGGCTAATGTAGTTGGCTGCAAAAATAATATATCAGGTAAGATATTACACTTTGTAGAAGTAAAAGAAGGAAGTATAAAATTAGATGATACTATAAGTTTATGTATTGATGAACAGCGCAGAAAAAAGATAAGAAGAAATCATACGGCTACGCATATTCTAGATGAAGTTTTAAGAAAAGTGTTAGGAGAACATGTACATCAATCTGGTTCATACCTTGATGATGAAAGATTGAGGTTTGACTTTAATCATTTTCAAGCTTTGAGTCATGATGAATTGAAAAAAGTTGAAAGATTAGTAAATGAAAATATAATGAAGGGTCTAGAAGTTAAAACCCGTATTATGAACTTGGAACAGGCAAAAGAAATTGGAGCAGTAGCTTTATTTGATGATAAGTATAAAGATGAAGTTAGGGTAGTTTCCATTGGAGATTTTAGCATGGAATTATGCGGTGGAACACATGCAGATAACTCTTCCGAAATAGGATTGTTTAAAATAATATCTGAAACTGGAATTGCAGCTGGTATAAGGAGAATAGAAGCTGTAACAGGATTTAAAGCTTTAGATTTTATTGAAGATAAAACCGACTTATTAAAACAAGCAGCAGACAAATTAAAGTGTTCGGAAAAGGAGATACCTCACAAAATTGATTTGCAGTTGCAAGAACTAAAAGAAAAGGAAAAACAAATTGAAAAATTAAATTCCAAATTAGCAGGCAGTGCAGAAGAAGACATAATGAAAAATGTGAAAGAGATAAAGGGTATAAAATTATTCACAGGAATTGTAAAAGATGTTGACAATGATGCACTTAGAAGTTTAGCAGATAAAATTAGAAGTAAAGGTGGAGATTGTGTAGTTCTTCTGTGCAGCTTGACAAAGGATAGAGTTCAGTTTGTAGCCATGGCAGCTAAAAGTACTTTAGCCAAGGGAGTACACTGCGGCAAACTCATAAAAGAAGTTGCAGCTATTGCAGGAGGAAGTGGAGGAGGAAGACCAGATATGGCTCAAGCCGGTGGAAAGCTTCCTGAAAAAGTAGATGAAGCAATAGAAAAAAGTTCTGTGATCATGGAAACATTAGTTAAATAG
- the ruvX gene encoding Holliday junction resolvase RuvX, whose protein sequence is MRILGLDIGDRTIGVAVSDPLGITAQGITTIRRKNQEKDIEKLKQICSEYNVDTIISGLPKNMNGTLGPQSEKVLEFCNIIKDNIDLPIKMWDERLTTVAAHRAMLEADLSRSKRKKIVDKIAATYILQGYLDSIANKRDI, encoded by the coding sequence ATGAGAATATTGGGATTAGATATAGGAGATAGAACAATAGGAGTTGCTGTAAGTGATCCACTTGGTATTACTGCACAAGGAATTACTACTATTAGAAGAAAAAATCAAGAAAAAGATATAGAAAAATTAAAACAAATTTGTTCTGAATATAATGTAGATACTATTATTTCAGGGTTACCTAAGAATATGAATGGAACTTTGGGTCCGCAAAGTGAAAAAGTATTGGAATTTTGTAATATTATAAAAGATAACATAGATTTACCTATTAAGATGTGGGATGAGAGGCTAACTACTGTAGCAGCCCATAGAGCCATGCTTGAAGCAGATTTATCTAGGAGCAAGAGAAAGAAGATAGTTGATAAGATAGCTGCTACTTACATACTTCAAGGTTACTTGGATAGTATAGCTAATAAACGAGATATATAA
- a CDS encoding Fur family transcriptional regulator yields the protein MSKLSPGEIEKLKNNFKEKGYKLTPQRRAIVDIIIRNEGSHLTTEELYDLVKKDCPEIGLATVYRTIQLLEELEIVCKLDLDDGCGRYELVHQEENHQHHHLVCTNCGKVFEVQADLLEGLENEIESKYDFKITNHSLKFYGICSECKKNIINK from the coding sequence ATGTCAAAGCTTTCACCTGGGGAAATAGAAAAACTTAAAAATAATTTCAAGGAAAAAGGCTATAAACTTACGCCGCAAAGAAGAGCTATAGTTGACATAATAATAAGAAATGAAGGCAGTCATCTTACTACTGAGGAATTATATGATTTAGTTAAAAAAGATTGTCCGGAGATAGGTCTTGCCACGGTATATAGGACAATTCAGCTGCTAGAAGAATTGGAAATTGTTTGTAAATTAGATTTAGATGACGGCTGTGGAAGATATGAATTAGTACATCAGGAAGAAAATCATCAGCATCATCATCTTGTGTGTACAAATTGCGGAAAAGTATTTGAGGTTCAAGCAGATTTATTAGAAGGATTAGAAAATGAAATTGAATCTAAATATGATTTTAAGATTACAAACCACAGCTTGAAATTTTATGGAATATGCAGTGAATGTAAAAAAAATATTATAAATAAATGA
- a CDS encoding YlbF family regulator, with translation MNIYDKANEFAEELKNCNEVVKLREASEKIKVNQKDKDMLSDFRKLQLKAYSEQMEDGKVSDETKEKIQNMGSIISTNPSVNEYLQAEQKFSVIWNDLLKILNDAIGIDFSFEEK, from the coding sequence ATGAATATATATGACAAAGCAAATGAATTTGCAGAAGAACTTAAAAACTGTAATGAAGTTGTTAAATTGAGGGAAGCATCTGAAAAAATTAAAGTCAATCAAAAAGATAAGGATATGCTAAGTGATTTTAGAAAATTACAATTAAAAGCTTATTCTGAACAAATGGAAGATGGTAAAGTATCTGATGAAACCAAAGAAAAAATTCAGAATATGGGTTCAATAATATCAACGAATCCTTCTGTAAATGAATATCTTCAAGCAGAACAAAAATTTAGTGTTATATGGAATGACTTATTAAAAATCTTAAATGACGCAATAGGAATAGATTTTTCTTTTGAAGAAAAATAA
- a CDS encoding O-methyltransferase — MSGITYDYMEKYIQSLIEDNSGVLKELERYACDNSVPIIHKEVGKFLELMIHIKNPSKILELGTAIGYSSILMSMSSKNKSTIHTIERNPHMIKIANDNIRKYGFEDNIKVIEGDCIEVLKNLNDEYDLIFIDAGKGHYNHFLPECMRLLKQDGIIIADNALFRGMVACDELVARRKITIVKRMRNYLKLVSDNKKFITSVIPMGDGIAVTTRRN; from the coding sequence GTGAGCGGTATTACTTATGATTACATGGAAAAATACATACAGTCACTTATAGAAGATAACAGTGGTGTATTAAAAGAATTAGAAAGGTATGCCTGTGATAATTCTGTACCAATAATCCATAAAGAAGTAGGTAAGTTTTTAGAACTTATGATACATATCAAGAACCCTTCTAAAATACTTGAGCTTGGAACAGCTATAGGTTACTCTTCTATACTTATGAGTATGAGTTCTAAAAATAAAAGTACAATCCATACAATTGAAAGAAATCCACATATGATAAAAATAGCAAATGATAATATAAGAAAATATGGATTTGAAGATAACATAAAGGTTATTGAAGGTGATTGTATAGAAGTGCTTAAGAATTTAAATGATGAGTATGATTTAATATTTATAGATGCAGGAAAAGGTCACTATAACCATTTTCTTCCGGAATGTATGAGATTATTAAAACAAGATGGAATAATAATAGCAGATAATGCTCTATTTAGGGGAATGGTAGCCTGTGATGAATTAGTGGCTAGAAGAAAGATAACTATTGTCAAGAGAATGAGAAATTATTTAAAACTTGTATCAGACAATAAAAAATTTATAACATCTGTTATACCTATGGGAGATGGTATTGCAGTAACCACAAGGAGGAATTAA
- a CDS encoding ribonuclease J: MRKEREKIKIIPLGGLGEIGKNLTVIEYKNDIIVIDCGLKFPDEEMLGIDVVIPDTSYLQKNLDRVKGIFLTHGHEDHIGALPYVLREVNVPVYGTKLTLGLVETKLKEHNMLDSVDLRCVKPKDIVKLENSSVEFIRTSHSIADAVAIAVHTPLGVILHTGDFKIDYAPIDGCVADLARFAELGKKGVLVMLADSTNVERPGYTMSESTVGETFQKIFSTAKGRIIVATFASHIHRIQQVITAAIKYDRKVAISGRSMENVMEVAMDLGYIKADKEVFISIDSINKYPENKIVIITTGSQGEPMSALSRMAASEHKKVNIIPGDMVIISATPIPGNEKLVSRVINQLFKKGAEVIYEALADVHVSGHACQEELKLMHTLVKPKFFIPVHGEYRHLKQHAELAAKLGMNKNNIVIADNGDVIEVSRDSIRKNGTVTAGQIFVDGLGVGDVGNIVLRDRKHLSQDGILTVVVTIEKQTGNVIAGPDIISRGFVYVRESEDLMEEAREIVRGALKKCEEKHITEWASIKSSIKEALRLFLYEKTKRKPMILPIIMEI; this comes from the coding sequence TTGCGCAAGGAAAGGGAAAAAATAAAGATTATTCCATTAGGCGGATTAGGTGAAATTGGTAAAAACTTGACAGTCATAGAATACAAAAATGATATAATAGTAATAGATTGTGGCTTGAAGTTTCCAGATGAAGAAATGTTAGGTATAGATGTAGTAATACCAGATACAAGTTATTTACAAAAAAATTTAGATAGGGTAAAGGGAATATTCTTAACACATGGTCATGAGGATCATATAGGTGCATTACCTTATGTATTGAGGGAAGTAAATGTTCCTGTATATGGTACTAAATTAACATTGGGACTGGTTGAAACAAAATTAAAAGAACACAATATGCTGGATTCTGTAGACTTGAGATGTGTTAAACCAAAAGATATAGTTAAATTAGAAAATTCGTCTGTGGAATTTATAAGAACAAGTCACAGTATTGCAGATGCAGTTGCTATTGCAGTTCATACTCCATTAGGGGTAATTCTCCATACAGGAGATTTTAAAATAGACTATGCACCTATTGATGGATGTGTTGCTGATTTAGCTAGATTTGCTGAATTAGGTAAAAAAGGTGTTTTAGTTATGTTAGCTGACAGTACTAATGTCGAAAGACCAGGATATACAATGTCCGAGAGTACAGTAGGTGAAACTTTTCAAAAGATTTTTTCAACTGCCAAGGGAAGAATAATAGTTGCTACATTTGCTTCTCACATACATAGGATACAACAAGTAATTACTGCTGCTATAAAGTATGACAGAAAAGTAGCTATATCAGGAAGAAGCATGGAAAATGTAATGGAAGTAGCAATGGATTTAGGTTACATAAAGGCAGATAAAGAAGTATTCATTAGTATCGATAGTATAAACAAATACCCAGAAAATAAAATAGTTATTATTACTACAGGAAGTCAAGGGGAACCTATGTCTGCTCTTTCAAGAATGGCAGCTTCTGAACACAAAAAGGTAAATATAATTCCAGGTGATATGGTAATAATATCTGCAACCCCAATACCAGGAAATGAAAAACTGGTTTCAAGGGTTATCAATCAATTATTTAAAAAAGGTGCTGAAGTAATATATGAAGCATTAGCTGATGTACATGTTTCTGGTCATGCATGTCAAGAAGAATTAAAACTTATGCATACTCTCGTAAAACCTAAATTTTTTATCCCTGTACATGGGGAGTACAGACATCTAAAACAACATGCAGAATTGGCTGCTAAGCTTGGAATGAATAAAAATAATATAGTAATTGCAGACAATGGCGATGTAATAGAAGTATCACGTGACAGCATACGAAAAAATGGTACTGTCACGGCTGGACAGATATTTGTAGATGGTTTAGGTGTAGGCGATGTTGGAAATATTGTTTTAAGAGATAGAAAACATCTTTCACAAGATGGAATTTTAACGGTAGTTGTTACAATTGAAAAACAAACTGGAAATGTTATAGCTGGTCCTGATATTATATCTAGGGGCTTTGTATATGTTAGAGAATCCGAAGATTTAATGGAGGAAGCTAGAGAAATAGTACGCGGTGCTCTTAAAAAATGTGAAGAAAAACACATAACTGAATGGGCAAGTATAAAATCAAGTATAAAAGAAGCTTTAAGGTTGTTCTTATATGAAAAGACGAAGAGAAAACCTATGATATTACCTATAATTATGGAAATATAA